A genome region from Meleagris gallopavo isolate NT-WF06-2002-E0010 breed Aviagen turkey brand Nicholas breeding stock chromosome 9, Turkey_5.1, whole genome shotgun sequence includes the following:
- the MTCP1 gene encoding protein p13 MTCP-1 — protein sequence MAEGGQAGAPPVRLWVRRVGVYCDEHRRTWLVAAEEEEGMLRARIQRVQVPLGEALRPSQLPPSRLPHMWQLSQGEQYRDSNSRVWEIEHHLMLGGVEELLLKLVPGD from the exons ATGGCTGAAGGAGGGCAGGCCGGCGCTCCCCCCGTGCGGCTGTGGGTGCGACGCGTAGGTGTGTACTGCGATGAGCACCGCAGAACGTGGCTCGTGGCTGCGGAAGAG GAGGAAGGTATGCTGAGGGCTCGGATCCAAAGAGTTCAGGTTCCCCTGGGTGAGGCGCTGCGACCCAGCCAGCTCCCCCCATCCCGGCTGCCTCACATGTGGCAGCTGTCCCAGGGTGAGCAGTACAGGGATAGTAACTCTCGCGTTTGGGAGATAGAGCACCATCTCATG CTCGGTGGTGTTGAAGAACTGCTGCTTAAACTCGTGCCTGGTGATTAA